A part of Mustela erminea isolate mMusErm1 chromosome 9, mMusErm1.Pri, whole genome shotgun sequence genomic DNA contains:
- the SERPINH1 gene encoding serpin H1 — MRFLLLTSTCCLLAMALAAEVKKPAAPGTAEKLSPKAATLAERSAGLAFSLYQAMAKDQAVENILLSPVVVASSLGLVSLGGKATTASQAKAVLSAEQLRDEEVHAGLGELLRAFSNSTARNVTWKLGSRLYGPSSVSFVEDFVRSSKQHYNCEHSKINFRDKRSALQSINEWAAQTTDGKLPEVTKDMERTDGALLVNAMFFKPHWDEKFHHKMVDNRGFMVTRSYTVGVTMMHRTGLYNYYDDEKEKLQMVEMPLAHKLSSLLILMPHHVEPLERLEKLLTKEQLKIWMGKMQKKAVAISLPKGVVEVTHDLQKHLAGLGLTEAIDKNKADLSRMSGKKDLYLASVFHATAFEWDTEGNPFDQDIYGREELRSPKLFYADHPFIFLVRDTQTGSLLFIGRLVRPKGDKMRDEL, encoded by the exons ATGCGCTTCCTGCTGCTTACCAGCACTTGCTGCCTCCTGGCCATGGCCCTGGCCGCCGAGGTGAAGAAGCCGGCGGCCCCAGGCACGGCAGAGAAGCTGAGCCCCAAAGCGGCCACGCTGGCTGAGCGCAGTGCTGGCCTGGCCTTCAGCCTGTACCAGGCCATGGCCAAGGACCAGGCAGTGGAGAACATCCTGCTGTCGCCTGTGGTGGTGGCCTCGTCCCTGGGGCTCGTGTCGCTGGGGGGCAAGGCCACCACGGCGTCCCAGGCCAAGGCggtgctgagtgcagagcagcTGCGCGATGAGGAGGTGCACGCGGGCCTGGGCGAGCTGCTGCGAGCCTTCAGCAACAGCACGGCGCGCAACGTGACCTGGAAGCTGGGCAGCCGCCTGTATGGGCCCAGCTCGGTGAGCTTCGTGGAGGACTTCGTGCGCAGCAGCAAGCAGCACTATAACTGCGAGCACTCTAAGATCAACTTCCGCGACAAGCGCAGCGCCCTGCAGTCCATCAATGAGTGGGCCGCGCAGACCACCGATGGCAAGCTGCCTGAGGTCACCAAGGACATGGAGCGGACTGATGGCGCGCTGCTGGTCAACGCCATGTTCTTCAAGC CGCACTGGGACGAGAAGTTCCACCACAAGATGGTGGACAACCGAGGCTTCATGGTGACCCGCTCGTATACAGTTGGGGTTACGATGATGCACCGCACAG GACTCTACAACTACTACGACGACGAGAAGGAGAAGCTGCAGATGGTGGAGATGCCCCTGGCCCACAAGCTGTCCAGCCTCCTCATCCTCATGCCGCACCATGTGGAGCCCCTGGAGCGCCTGGAGAAGCTTCTGACCAAGGAGCAGCTGAAGATCTGGATGGGGAAGATGCAGAAGAAAGCTGTCGCCATCTCCTTGCCCAAGGGGGTGGTAGAGGTGACCCATGACCTGCAG AAACACCTGGCTGGACTGGGTCTGACTGAGGCCATCGACAAGAACAAGGCAGACCTGTCACGCATGTCAGGCAAGAAGGACCTGTACCTGGCCAGCGTGTTCCACGCTACCGCCTTCGAGTGGGACACAGAGGGCAACCCCTTTGACCAGGACATCTACGGGCGTGAGGAGCTGCGCAGTCCCAAGCTCTTCTACGCTGACCACCCCTTCATCTTCCTGGTTCGAGACACCCAGACCGGCTCCCTGCTGTTCATTGGGCGCCTGGTCCGGCCCAAAGGTGACAAGATGCGAGATGAGCTGTAG